A genome region from Staphylococcus capitis subsp. capitis includes the following:
- a CDS encoding RluA family pseudouridine synthase, whose translation MKFTIPEQYNEKSLREIFQNLKLPKKDLHQLNMSKDITINNQSAKLTDVVRTGDSVFIPTPEEKSNYLPSYRYAQVFYEDDDFAIVMKPKGVKTHPNDLKESNTLMNHVIYTVDSEYVEPIHRLDQETVGLLIVAKNPIMKKILDRMLEENEITRIYKANVKALLPIKPQTIDMPIGKDKFHPNKRRISNTGQRAITHILNSEMIKEGICQLDIKLDTGRTHQIRVHLAEIGHPVIGDPLYGDSTLRKLELNSHKIELIHPLTRELVSVSLDDKKA comes from the coding sequence ATGAAATTTACGATACCTGAACAATATAATGAGAAATCTTTAAGAGAGATATTTCAAAATCTCAAACTCCCTAAAAAAGACTTACATCAACTTAATATGTCAAAAGATATAACAATCAATAATCAATCTGCTAAATTAACTGATGTAGTGAGAACCGGTGATTCGGTGTTCATACCTACACCAGAGGAAAAAAGTAATTATTTACCTAGTTATCGTTACGCACAGGTTTTTTATGAAGATGATGACTTTGCGATAGTGATGAAGCCTAAAGGTGTTAAAACTCATCCAAATGATTTAAAAGAGAGTAATACACTTATGAATCATGTAATTTACACAGTTGACAGTGAATATGTCGAACCTATTCATCGTTTAGACCAAGAAACAGTAGGTTTACTTATTGTTGCTAAGAATCCAATTATGAAAAAAATCTTAGATCGAATGTTAGAAGAAAATGAAATTACTCGTATTTACAAAGCTAACGTTAAAGCATTGTTACCAATCAAACCTCAAACAATAGATATGCCTATTGGTAAAGACAAATTCCATCCTAATAAGCGTAGAATTTCAAATACAGGACAACGTGCAATCACTCATATTTTAAATTCTGAGATGATTAAAGAAGGTATATGTCAACTTGATATTAAACTTGATACAGGTCGTACGCATCAAATACGCGTACATTTAGCAGAAATCGGTCACCCTGTAATTGGTGATCCATTATATGGTGATTCAACATTGCGTAAATTAGAACTTAATAGTCATAAAATTGAATTGATTCATCCATTAACACGTGAGTTGGTTTCGGTAAGCTTGGATGATAAAAAGGCATAA
- a CDS encoding response regulator transcription factor, whose translation MHKVVLVDDHHIVLQGLEFLLSTVEDLEVVKGFSNGKTFLSYLEQHHLPDIVLLDLVMPEMNGIEITEVLKRQYPQVKVLVLTSYVDDEHVISAIDKGADGYEMKDVEPQKLIETIHKVLNGERIIHPEAKSVIEAVSKKPHFTNKLSKREVEVLREMVKGKTNKEIAQTLFVSEKTIKTHISHIFNKLQVTDRTQAAIYAMENKLI comes from the coding sequence ATGCATAAAGTAGTACTAGTAGATGATCATCATATCGTACTCCAAGGATTGGAGTTTTTACTTTCAACAGTTGAAGATTTAGAAGTAGTCAAGGGTTTTTCTAATGGCAAAACATTTCTATCATATTTAGAGCAACATCATCTGCCTGATATTGTGTTGCTCGATTTAGTGATGCCAGAAATGAATGGAATTGAAATTACTGAAGTTTTAAAAAGACAATATCCTCAAGTCAAAGTTTTAGTTTTAACGAGCTATGTAGATGATGAACATGTGATATCAGCTATAGACAAAGGTGCTGATGGTTACGAAATGAAAGACGTAGAACCACAAAAATTGATTGAAACAATTCATAAAGTTTTAAATGGTGAACGTATCATTCATCCTGAAGCTAAAAGTGTGATTGAAGCAGTATCTAAAAAGCCTCATTTTACTAATAAATTGTCTAAAAGAGAAGTTGAAGTTTTGAGAGAAATGGTTAAAGGCAAGACAAATAAAGAAATTGCTCAAACATTATTTGTATCTGAAAAAACTATTAAAACACATATAAGTCACATATTTAATAAATTACAAGTTACGGATAGAACACAAGCTGCCATTTATGCTATGGAAAATAAATTAATATAA
- a CDS encoding GAF domain-containing sensor histidine kinase translates to MEKPTRLALLKEIAEFLNEETEMYSMMHGGLRYLINGSNFTTGWIFFINEEGDHELVSSVDLPGALSKKDCHYMTNGSCWCVKAYNNKKLTKASNIINCSRINLANHAYQEETDDITHHATVPLRSGEEQFGLLNVASPNKKHYSEQDLELLESVAFQIGSAIKRILLTDREKEAAKINERNRLARDLHDSVNQMLFSLKLTAHAAQGMASDDFSKNAFKTIEETSQNAVNEMRALIWQLKPVGLEHGLIHALNNYSDVLNLNLDVHVDGLINLTNHVEENIYRMIQEAMNNVRKYADTNEVSLNLTQTQGNLIIEIIDLGKGFNLHEVNINASSGINNLKQRTHTLNGKLDIQSQLNKGTTITITIPLK, encoded by the coding sequence ATGGAGAAGCCAACAAGACTTGCATTACTAAAAGAAATAGCTGAATTTCTTAATGAAGAAACAGAGATGTATAGCATGATGCATGGAGGACTACGTTATCTTATTAATGGTAGTAACTTCACGACTGGATGGATATTTTTTATCAATGAGGAGGGGGACCATGAACTCGTTTCCTCAGTAGACCTCCCTGGTGCATTATCTAAAAAAGATTGTCATTATATGACTAACGGATCATGTTGGTGTGTCAAAGCATATAATAATAAAAAATTAACTAAAGCGTCCAATATTATAAATTGTTCAAGAATTAATTTAGCTAATCATGCATATCAAGAAGAAACAGATGATATTACGCATCATGCAACTGTGCCACTGCGTTCTGGAGAGGAACAATTTGGACTACTTAACGTTGCTTCACCAAATAAAAAACATTATAGCGAGCAAGATTTAGAATTACTAGAATCTGTAGCATTTCAAATAGGTTCGGCGATAAAACGCATATTATTGACAGATAGAGAAAAAGAAGCGGCTAAGATTAATGAGCGTAACCGTTTAGCTCGAGATCTGCATGATTCTGTTAATCAAATGTTATTCTCGTTAAAACTTACTGCTCATGCTGCCCAAGGAATGGCATCGGATGATTTTTCTAAAAATGCATTTAAAACTATAGAAGAAACGAGTCAAAATGCTGTTAATGAAATGAGAGCATTGATTTGGCAATTAAAGCCTGTAGGACTAGAGCACGGATTAATTCACGCTTTAAATAACTATAGTGATGTTTTAAATCTAAATTTAGACGTCCATGTTGATGGCTTAATCAATTTAACTAATCATGTAGAAGAAAATATTTATCGTATGATACAAGAGGCGATGAATAATGTCAGAAAGTATGCCGATACTAACGAAGTCTCATTAAATCTAACGCAAACACAGGGTAATCTCATTATTGAAATTATTGATTTAGGAAAGGGATTTAACTTGCATGAAGTAAATATTAATGCTTCTAGTGGTATCAATAATCTTAAACAACGGACACATACATTGAATGGTAAATTAGATATTCAATCACAATTGAATAAAGGTACTACCATTACAATAACTATACCTTTAAAGTAA